One Vicia villosa cultivar HV-30 ecotype Madison, WI unplaced genomic scaffold, Vvil1.0 ctg.000509F_1_1, whole genome shotgun sequence DNA window includes the following coding sequences:
- the LOC131629112 gene encoding uncharacterized protein LOC131629112 — protein MASAMSQDHNKLDSNLIAQSIRDLVSDDASIKVKTIIAHVRTVFNYTISYKKGWLAKNKAIESIYGNWKASYNNLPEWLLVMREHLPETVIELETLPAYLDDGTQISGARIFHRLFWAFQPSIRGFAYCKPIVQVDGTWLYGKYRGTLLMVVAQDGNGNIFPTAYALVQDETGGAWSFFLKNLRLHVTPQSDLCLISDRHESIKSAYNNPDNGWQNPPSVHVYCIRHIAQNFMRAIKDKDLRKKVVNMGYALTESTYAYYREEI, from the exons ATGGCGTCTGCTATGTCACAAGATCACAACAAGCTTGACTCAAATCTTATCGCTCAAAGCATCAGAGATCTTGTCAGCGACGACGCTTCAATCAAGGTGAAAACTATTATCGCTCATGTTCGTACAGTTTTCAACTACACGATATCTTATAAAAAGGGATGGCTTGCAAAGAACAAAGCAATCGAGTCTATTTATGGAAACTGGAAGGCTTCATACAACAACCTACCAGAATGGTTGTTAGTCATGCGAGAGCATCTTCCTGAAACCGTAATAGAACTGGAAACATTGCCTGCATATTTAGATGATGGAACACAAATTAGTGGTGCAAGAATTTTTCATCGCCTTTTTTGGGCATTTCAACCTAGTATCAGAGGTTTCGCCTATTGCAAACCAATTGTGCAAGTCGATGGCACATGGTTGTATGGAAAATATAGAGGAACGTTGCTAATGGTTGTTGCGCAAGATGGGAACGGTAACATTTTCCCAACCGCCTACGCATTGGTTCAAGATGAGACAGGAGGGGCTTGgagtttttttctaaaaaatttacGGCTGCACGTGACCCCTCAATCTGATCTATGTTTGATATCTGATCGACACGAGTCTATAAAGAGTGCGTACAACAACCCAGACAATGGCTGGCAAAATCCTCCTTCAGTGCATGTGTATTGCATCAGGCACATCGCACAAAATTTTATGCGAGCGatcaaggataaagacctccgcAAGAAAGTTGTAAACATGG GGTATGCTCTGACGGAGTCTACATACGCTTACTATCGGGAGGAAATCTGA